Genomic DNA from Mauremys mutica isolate MM-2020 ecotype Southern chromosome 13, ASM2049712v1, whole genome shotgun sequence:
CTTTTCAGAGCCTCCCTTCGGAGGATTCCCTGCAGGTCTCAATGTCCATCAACACCCTGCTTGGCCATGCAGATTAGCTACATAGGGCAATGTCCAGATCACAGAAAACACTACCTGTGTCCCACTTTTCGATTCCCTACACAAGCCACAGCAACTTACCCGGAagtctcatctgcttcctgctccccgTTGAACACTTCTGGAGTCAAgaaaagttcctggctgcctgccacCCAGATGACCCCGCTGGGAGAACAACAACCTCTTCTAGCTCGACTTCTTCATCCACAATTCCCGCCTCAGGTTACTTCTCTTTCAGCAGCCTATGAAGTATCCACAGGGTAATTGGcgatggaggtggggtcaccaccgagGATAGCATTAAGCTCCTTATAGAAGCAGCAGGTCTAAGGTGCACCCCTGGAGTGATGGTTCGTCTCCCGCACTTtatggtacgcctgcctcagctcctttatcttcgctcTGACCTGCTGAGTGTCCTGATCATAACCATTTTCACAAAAGCCTCGAGAAATTTGCCCATATGTGTCCCAATTCCTATGGGTCACTCGCAGCTCTGACTGAACAGActtcctctccccatatactgatcagatccaacaaCTCAGCCGTGGTCCAAGCAGGAGCATGTTTGGGATGATAGCCAGACGTGCTCACCTAGGAAGCTCCTCTGGGAAGCCAGCAAATGAGATTTAAAAGAGATTTAAAAgttccccaactaaatcatcccagccagggctttgtcaagcctgaccttaaaaaactctaaggaaggagattccaccacctccctaggtaacccattccagtgcttcaccaccctcctagtgaaaaaggttttcctaatatccaacctaaacctcccccactgcaacttgagactctTACTctgtgttctgtcatctggtaccactgagaacagtctagatccatcctctttggaaccccctttcaggtagatgaaagcaactatcaaatcctccctcattcttctcttctgcagactaaacaatgccgatttcctcagcctctcctcataagtcatgtgctccagccccctaatcatttttgttgccctccgctggactctctccaatttttccacatccttcttgtagtgtggggcacaaaactggacacatgTACCTGTTATGTAATGTAGCTCGTGTACCTGTTATGTAACGTCAGTTCGTTGCCAGGACACTTATCTGATTGATTTATGTACCTGTGGTCAGAGCTTCCACTtaaactctattttcagctccccaaagacttggggttttttgttgtgtAAACgggtggactcacccctgcagagcctcctactggttgctctggggaattagctctattccagcctggagcgccctctgcaggccggtgatccacctgtttgctacTGGACCGAGTccttcccaggaccccggtgcctctTTAACCTataactgggtttccccctccccagggaacccccaccttctatccccaccttgcctcactgtatggctactgccagtcattgtctagccccacactctggggcagactgcagtctcagccaactcatccctggcaaggagggtttggacctgctgctttgtcctacccctgggctgccctctgcaacccacagtacctttggcctatagctaggctgcagcctggggctttccaggctggagctccccagcctttccccagccctgcttcactcaggtaccttctctctagtttccagcagccaggcccatctccctctgaaggcagagagagactgcctgggctcttggctcatagccttttataggggccagctgtggcctgattggggtgtggcccagctgcggctacttccccaatcagcccagcttgagagcagcagctctcaagccctgccaagctgctTTCAAACCCCTTAAAAAcccggagcagggatccaccctgctacagttgaGTTGTTTCTCTGTGCAAAGTTTATCCGTTCAAATTTCATAGATCTCAAGTCTCATGATAAGTTactgaagctaatgtcttacaggatacaggcctatAGGTttttcttgcattactgctgaatgtaatgcaaagcagaatataatgcaaagcagtaaATATAATAAAAGGCAAGCTAGCCCACTGGGCTTACAGTAACATCGAATATAACAAAGGCAAATTAGCCAACTGGGctatagaaaagaaagaaagaaagaaagaaagaaagaaagaaagaaagaaagaaagaaagaaagaaagaaagaaagaaagaaagaagattggatgtttttctaaaagatctgctctaggaattattttgaggaacttctatggcttgtgttgtactggaggtcagattagattatcacaatggtctcttcgtGTCTTGAAAtctatgatagatagatagatagatagatagatagatagatagatagatagatagatctccTTTAACATAAAGTTCAGTGCATGCAGATTGAATGTTTATGATCAGAGAAAATAATTGAGCCCATCTCtagttaaagtattttttaaaagagataaaAAGTCATCTTCAGAGCTTTCTTGTGGCCGCTAATACTGCACGAAGAAGCTTCTTCAGAGCCTCACGAACTTCCTTGTTCTTCAGACTATATACAATGGGGTTTAGCATTGGTGTCACCACTGTGTAAAGCAAAGAGATGACCTTGTTGAGCACCAGAGGGTGGTCTGAGGAAGGTACCACATACATTGCAATCAGAGTCCCATAGAATGTGCTAACAATGAtaaggtgagaggagcaggtggaaaatgccTTTTGCCTCCCAGTGTCGGAAGGGATCCTCAGGATGGCCCTGAGAATGCAAATGTAGGATGTCAGGATTAAAAGGAATGGGATCAGGGATACAGCTGAAGAGAAGAAGAAAACCATGATCTCAACCAAGTAAGTATCAGAGCAGGAGAGTTTTATCAGGGATGTAATATCACAAAAAAAATGGTCAATCTCATTGGGGCCACTGAAATTTAAATTAGAAAGCAAACATATGGTTATTGATGTTCCTATGAAGCCAATCGCCCAGGATCCAGCTGATAACTGAGTGCAAACCTTGCCGTCCATGAGTGTCATGTAATGCAGTGGCTTGCATATAGCTAAATATCGATCATATGACATGACAGTGAGAAGGAGACATTCAGCAACAGCCAGGGCACCAAAGACATAAAACTGCATCATGCAGCCTGTGAACGATATAATGTTATCCTTGGTTACC
This window encodes:
- the LOC123348412 gene encoding olfactory receptor 6B1-like — protein: MYFFLGNLSFLEIWYATNLVPRFLFGMVTKDNIISFTGCMMQFYVFGALAVAECLLLTVMSYDRYLAICKPLHYMTLMDGKVCTQLSAGSWAIGFIGTSITICLLSNLNFSGPNEIDHFFCDITSLIKLSCSDTYLVEIMVFFFSSAVSLIPFLLILTSYICILRAILRIPSDTGRQKAFSTCSSHLIIVSTFYGTLIAMYVVPSSDHPLVLNKVISLLYTVVTPMLNPIVYSLKNKEVREALKKLLRAVLAATRKL